AAACCCAGGACAACCAAAGCGTCACTTGCTTACAACAGGGTGGAGCTTGTTCGTTAGTGGAAAGAGGCTTTTTGCAGGTGACTCTGTTTTATTTATCAGGTATGGTATTAAATTTGTGCTCCTTTTCTTTTGATATCAAAGGACTGATTTTTCCTAACTATTATGTTTTCGTATAAATATTGAATGATTTGAATATTTCTCCAGTTCACATCACCTTCTTTTGGTATACAAGCCCTTCTAATCAACCTTGTTGTGTTATATGTGAGCAGAGATGAAAAGCAGCAACTTCTCTTGGGCATCAGGCGAGCAAATAGACAACCTGCTAATTTATCATCATCAGTGTTGTCAAGTGATAGCATGCACATTGGGATATTAGCTGCAGCAGCGCATGCAGCAGCAAATAATAGCCCCTTTACGGTGTTTTATAATCCAAGGTTGGAGTTTAGTTTCTATAGCATTATGCAATTTTTGAGATTCATCATTAAAATGATACAAATGAGGCCATAGTTATATCAGATTTCTTTACATTGGATGCATGTTTGTTCAGGGCTAGTCCATCAGAATTTGTTATTCCTTTGGCCAAGTATTACAAGGCAGTGTGCAGCAACCAAGTATCACTTGGGATGCGCTTTCGGATGATGTTTGAAACTGAAGAGTCAGGAACAAGAAGGTAATAATATTTGATTCCTTTCCAATTCATGAAGTTGTTGCAAATCTGAATTGATGCCAGAAAATTTAGTAGCATGGCTCAGGATTATAAAATTTGGCAAGATGAATATTTTAGCTGTTACTTCTTTTAATCTCTCTTATTGAGCTAGAGCCATGACTCCTAAATTATTGTTTTAGTCTTCTTGTAGTTTTGCCACTTAAGATGAGGCATCTCTTTTGCAGGTATATGGGTACAATTACAGGAATTAGTGATCTTGATCCTCTACGGTGGAAGAATTCACAATGGCGTAATTTGCAGGTATCTATTTTTAGCAGTTTTTGTGTTCCCCTTCTGCCAGTCTGACCTGATAAGAATGTTAATAAACATTAACCATCTCTATGCTCTTTCATAGGTCGGATGGGATGAGTCAACAGCTGGGGAAAGGCGCAATAGAGTCTCACTCTGGGAGATTGAACCAGTGACTGCTCCATTTTTCATATGTCCCCCTCCATTCTTTAGATCTAAGCGTCCAAGGCAACCTGGAATGCCAGGTATTGGACAGACTATGGCGAACTTCTTACcagtattttgattttttttttaatctcaattggtttgaaatttttttttttgtcttaagTCAATTTGATAAAGTTTAATATGATTCCATGCATATGTCACCTAGGACTGAGAGTATTTTGCTTAGGCTAACCTGATTGCTAGGCATTTCTTTGGATGCTTGTTTCTTTTGTGTTATTCCTCTTCTTTGATTGGATCTTCCAATAAGTGGTCCTGGATAATGATGGAATACTTCAACTGAAATCAATTTTCAATCAGGTAAATAAGAATAAAAGGTGTGGGACAGACATACGTAGTAGATTCTCTCTGTTTTCTTATCTGTGTCAAAGTTTGACTTTTAAGGTTAGCCTATATCTTTTTGTACTGCGTAAactaatttgattatttaagtCCTTATATGACTTCAAAGATGCTTTTAATCCTTCTTTTGATTTAAATCttttatgtttaaattttttcgtCTTTTCtaatttacttttatatttaCATCTGCAGATGATGACTCCTCTGATTTAGATAACTTATTAAAGAAGTCAATGCCTTGGATTAGTGATGATTTCTATATGAAAGATCCCCAATCTGTCCCTGGCCTGAGCTTAGTCCAGTGTTTCAACATGCAGCAAAACCCTTCCCTTGCTAATTCATTGCAGCCCAACTATATGCAATCATTCCCAGGATCTGTTCTGCAGAACCTTACTGGGGCAGATCTTTCGCGTCAGTTAGGACTGGCAGTACCACAGTTACCTCAGCCAAACAACTTACAGTTTAATGCTCAACGGCTGCCCTTGCAATCACAACCACTTGATCAGCTTCCCAAGCTTCCATCCTCACTGAATCCACTAGGTTCCATCATGCAGTCACAGCAACAATTAGGTGATATCAGTCAACAATCAAAGCAAAATTTGGTAACTCAGACAATACCATCAAGTCAAGTTCAAGCCCAAATTCTACAGCCTCAAACTTTAGTTCAAAATGCTAACATTCTTCAGCAGCAGCCATCTTTTCAAAGCCATCAGCTTCCGAGAAACCTTCCTCAGACTCTGCAGCAGAATCAACAGCAGCATATTGTAGGTCAGAACCAACAGCAAGGTGTAACACAAACCCAGATGACTGATCAAGTGAACCAACAATTACAAATGTCTGACAATCAGATTCAGCTTCAACTGTTGCAGAAGCTTCAGCAGCAACAGCAATCGCTTCTTATGCAGCAGTCTGTGCTGCAACAACCTAATCAATTTGTGCAGCTTCAGGATCCACAAAAGCAGCTATTAGAGGCATCCCAGAGTTTTTCGAGGTCCATGAGAACCAACCAATTGTTAGAAATGCCTCAAACAGCACCCACTTCACTCCCACAATCAAATATTATTCAACAGCAGATGACAAAGAATGGCAACCAGACTAATGCTCAGTTCTCCCATATGCCACAGCAACTGAAGTTTCAACAACAGCAGCCTGGCATATTGCCTGAATTGCCTGGACAAATGGGACTTCCCCCTAGCTCAGGTATCAATCATCTCCCTACAGTTGGTAGTGGCACATTGACTGCTGCAGGAGCAGGGATTTCTGGGATTACTGAGGAGCTTCCATCTTGTTCAACTTCACCTTCCACAAACAATTGTGTGAATGTGGTTCATCGGGTACACCAAACCACAGCTATGGGAGATGACATGGCTCAGTCTGCTGCAACACTCATGAGTCCCAATGCCTTGGAAACAATGTCATGTAGTGCTAACTTGGTTAAAGATGTGCAACAGAAATCTGATGTTAAGCCCTCACTGAACATTGCCAAGAATCAAAAACAAGGATTCTTTGCCCCTCAAACGTACCAAAATGGTGCAATGGCCCAGACAGATTATTTGGATACATCTTCTTCTACAACTTCAGTTTGTCTTTCTCAGAATGATGTTCATTTGCAGCAGAATAACAATTCCTCTTCATATAATCCACATTCAATGTTGTTGAGAGACATAAGTCAAGATGGGGAACTCCAGGCAGATCCCAGGAATAATGTTCCATATGGAGCTAATGTTGATGACCAATTGGGGGTTCCAATGAACTCTGAGCAAGTGTTGACAAAAGGCATCACAGGTCTGGGGAAGGATCTCTCGAATAATCTCTCATCAGGGGGCATGCTTTCTAACTGTGAAAATTCAAAAGATCCTCAACATGAACTTTCATCTTCAATGGTTTCCCAGTCATTTGGAGTCCCAGATATGGCGTTTAACTCGATTGATTCCACAATCAATGATAGCAGCTTCTTGAATAGAGGTCCTTGGGCCCCTCCACCACAGTTTCAGCGGATGCGTACATATACAAAGGTTTATTATTTCAGCATATtcaattatatttgcatatgtgGATAGCTGCATGTATGTTTTTATGAATGTTAAGTACATCTGGCTTTTCCTTCTACGCGTACAATTTTAAATGTGTTTCATTGTGAAGGTGTACAAACGTGGTGCTGTGGGAAGGTCTATTGATATAACCCGCTATTCCGGTTATGCTGAGCTTAAGCAAGATCTGGCTCGGAGATTTGGTATAGAGGGACAGTTAGAAGACGGACAGAGGATAGGCTGGAAACTTGTTTATGTGGATCATGAGAATGATGTTCTTTTAGTAGGGGATGACCCATGGGAGTAAGTTGCCCAGCTCTTCTTATTATTTTGGTTCCACTGTTCTGTTAGTAGGCTGTTGTGCACTGTTGCTTCCTTTGTATTCGGTGAAATTGGAACTTCAACTAATTACTGCCCCAACACATCTTTGAAGGCTTTGCCTCAATATGTCCCTCTTCCTGAATCATTTATCTTAATTCATGAATCCAACTAGTTTTGAATGCCATTACTTCATGTTTACATTTAAATCATTCTGATCTGACAAGGACTTTAAGTGTAATAGTTGCAAGTTTCTTTAGCCAAAAGAAGAGCAGAGTTATTTGTCTCGCTCTCTTATGTCTTATCATTATCAATATCAATGAACCACCGACTGTCTTAAGAGAGAAATACTTGTCTTTTTTGAACAATTGAAATAACATTAAAGATTTTTTTCCCCCCTCACTAGTCTACTATTTCCGGTACATTGAGTTGCCTGTGTCCTGAAATATTGTTGTCTCTGACATCATTTTGTTCGGCTATGCAGAGAGTTTGTGAACTGTGTGCGTTGCATTAAGATCTTGTCCCCTCAAGAAGTACAGCAGATGAGCTTGAATGGAGATTTTGGGAACCCTGTCCTTCCGAATCAAGCATGTAGCAGCTCTGACAATGGCAATGCATGAAGTAAAACCAAAATGCTAACAAATTCTTCCACGTTGGGAACCTTAATATTATTTGTGGATTCTGTTCATAGATTTCTGTATGGTGTTTTACTCTGCTTTATCTGGGTTTTCAATGGTTTTCCGAGCTTGCGGAAGTGGCAGGCAGAGCAAGAAATTTCCAGCAATCTGGTAAAAACTAAAGTTGTCCTATGGCAGTTTTTTCTGTCCCAGCTCTAAATTATAAAACACAGATCAAAAGCAGAAAGTCAGAGATTTCATCATCAGACCAACCACAAACCAAAGATGTATGACTGGATCAAGGTTCTTTAAGATTTTTGTTCGGCTCAGTGAGGAATCCAGTTTGTTTATGCTTTTAAAATAGTTGAGATGTTTGATGTTGTGATGTTTGTTAGTCAACTGCTTTTCAACGTTTTTAGTAGCTGAGGATTCTCCATTTTGGAGGCATTGTAGAAAGCAAAAGCAAGAAATTATATGGCCTACTTTTGAGCGTATAAAAATGTGCAGATTTCCTTCACTTTTGCAGTGCAAATGACTCAAGCTTGAGCAAGTCTTGAGGTCACATGGGGAGTTGTATTTGCAAGTAGTTTCCTTTAAAATTATGGGgtaatttctcaattttgaGGTTTTGAGTAATTGATTTTTGTTCTTCATCATCATTTTCCTGGGTTAGTTACTACCAAGTCTCTGAAGTTTtaggaaattaattaatttatcactaTTTCAAAACTATTCAATTAAAATGGAATTATACTTTGTAAAATCTGGCCGTTTAATCTTTCagttaaaaatatatgtattatttaatcactataatgttaaatatttatagtatttagttgttctattaaaattaaaatatattctcttcattttataatttttttaggttATGGGCTATTCTTGGTTTTATAGAGAGTAGGATTAGTGGTATATAAACTCCAGTTACTAATAGAACtaattttatgtttaatattttaattaattcaagtgttgatataaaaattattgtacAATATTTGTGTCTAGTAAAATTAACTCACTAAACAATATTATGAAGAGAGTAGAAATTaactagaaaaattaaaatttcttttgatAAATTTTAGATCTCTAAAtgtcaatataaaatttaaatttttctcaCAATTTAAATGAGATGAGTTGTAGAGTTAATAATTAACTCATAaagagataaaaatattttttctcaacaaagaacaagaaaaataaacagGAAAACATGAGAGTGAGAAAACTCTCAAACTTTGGTGGAAGATAAAATGAGGGTTATCCAACTCTCTCTCCTTTGTGTAGAGTTGGGAAAATGAGCAGTGCTCATGGATTTAATTTCCAATTCTTAAActcttttattaaataattcctAAACTATGTGATTAGAGtgaatttttcatatatatatatattttaatataattaattaaattaatttttattaatttaattaatcatttaattatatttaattaaattaatttacatcaatttaattaactaaattCACTAAGGTTTTGTTTTGAATTCAATATGAGATTTAGCTATTAAATGACTCAAGTTCATAGAGTGAGAATTTGATTCGTATATTAATTCTATAGTCTTAAGAATAATATCATAACATGTATAAATCTAAATGACAAAATACATAATTTAACCTctcaaattttcataaaaagtcATTTTATCTAtcaattttaactttatttactactttaatttttaaatagtgaaataatttaatttctacatATGATATTCATGCGCTAtcacatcataaacattaaattattcaataattaaaaattgaatggaattaaattattcaaaattttcaagttaaagaagtaaataaaataaaaataaaattgaggaGTAAAATAACTTTATATGAAAAGGTGAGGAGGCAAATTATACATTTggctaatttaaattaatcatattaatttaattaatttttattctattatcaattaatcatat
This is a stretch of genomic DNA from Manihot esculenta cultivar AM560-2 chromosome 2, M.esculenta_v8, whole genome shotgun sequence. It encodes these proteins:
- the LOC110609393 gene encoding auxin response factor 19, giving the protein MKMPANGAGVSSAATTSCVTTSNPSEGGEKKSINPELWQACAGPLVSLPAAGTLVVYFPQGHSEQVAASMKKDVDAHIPNYPSLPSKLLCLLHNVTLHADPETDEVYAQMTLQPVPSYDKEALLRSDLSLKSNKPQTEFFCKTLTASDTSTHGGFSVPRRAAEKIFPPLDFSMQPPAQELVARDLHDNVWTFRHIYRGQPKRHLLTTGWSLFVSGKRLFAGDSVLFIRDEKQQLLLGIRRANRQPANLSSSVLSSDSMHIGILAAAAHAAANNSPFTVFYNPRASPSEFVIPLAKYYKAVCSNQVSLGMRFRMMFETEESGTRRYMGTITGISDLDPLRWKNSQWRNLQVGWDESTAGERRNRVSLWEIEPVTAPFFICPPPFFRSKRPRQPGMPDDDSSDLDNLLKKSMPWISDDFYMKDPQSVPGLSLVQCFNMQQNPSLANSLQPNYMQSFPGSVLQNLTGADLSRQLGLAVPQLPQPNNLQFNAQRLPLQSQPLDQLPKLPSSLNPLGSIMQSQQQLGDISQQSKQNLVTQTIPSSQVQAQILQPQTLVQNANILQQQPSFQSHQLPRNLPQTLQQNQQQHIVGQNQQQGVTQTQMTDQVNQQLQMSDNQIQLQLLQKLQQQQQSLLMQQSVLQQPNQFVQLQDPQKQLLEASQSFSRSMRTNQLLEMPQTAPTSLPQSNIIQQQMTKNGNQTNAQFSHMPQQLKFQQQQPGILPELPGQMGLPPSSGINHLPTVGSGTLTAAGAGISGITEELPSCSTSPSTNNCVNVVHRVHQTTAMGDDMAQSAATLMSPNALETMSCSANLVKDVQQKSDVKPSLNIAKNQKQGFFAPQTYQNGAMAQTDYLDTSSSTTSVCLSQNDVHLQQNNNSSSYNPHSMLLRDISQDGELQADPRNNVPYGANVDDQLGVPMNSEQVLTKGITGLGKDLSNNLSSGGMLSNCENSKDPQHELSSSMVSQSFGVPDMAFNSIDSTINDSSFLNRGPWAPPPQFQRMRTYTKVYKRGAVGRSIDITRYSGYAELKQDLARRFGIEGQLEDGQRIGWKLVYVDHENDVLLVGDDPWEEFVNCVRCIKILSPQEVQQMSLNGDFGNPVLPNQACSSSDNGNA